The genomic interval CCCGCCGCGCACGATTTCGGCGAGATAGGCGGAAGAGGCGATCGTCATCGCCGCGATGGCTCGCACCAGCTTGTCGATCGTCACTCCGTCCGGAAGCATGAGCGGGAGCATCAGCGCCGCGATAAAGAGCAGGCTCAGCAGTGGCAGCGCGCGGATCAGCTCGATATAGCCGGTGCAGAAAAGCCGGACGAACGGCATCCCGGATCGCCTGCCGAGGGCCAGCAGGACCGCGAGCGGAAATCCGGCGGCGAGCGAGACGATCGTCACTATCAGCGTGATCGGAAGACCGCCCCAGGCGGTGGTGGGCACCTCTTCCAGGCCGAAGAATCCACCGCGCATGAGCGCGAGCCCGGAGAATATGCCGGCCAGCCACGCCCATCCGGTCCGCGCGGTCCAGTTGCGCGGCGACAATGTCGCCAGTGTCAGGGCAAAGACGATGCCGATCAGTACCACCGGCCGCCATTGCTCTTCCGGCGGATAGATGCCGAAAAGGAGGAGGCGGTATTTCTCGCGGAGGAACGCCCAGCAGGCGCCGCCCGAACGGCAGGCCTCGCCGTCGCCGCTCCAGACGCCGTCCACAAACGCCCAGGTGACGAGCTGGGGCACCGACCAGAGTAAGAAGAGCGCAATCGCGACCGTCGTCACGCTGCTGAGCAGGTCGCAGAAGAGCGCCTTGTTCCATGGGAGCTTCTCGCGCTCGGGT from uncultured Sphingopyxis sp. carries:
- a CDS encoding amino acid ABC transporter permease, with translation MIPVEPFLSLAAEPQRLAPEREKLPWNKALFCDLLSSVTTVAIALFLLWSVPQLVTWAFVDGVWSGDGEACRSGGACWAFLREKYRLLLFGIYPPEEQWRPVVLIGIVFALTLATLSPRNWTARTGWAWLAGIFSGLALMRGGFFGLEEVPTTAWGGLPITLIVTIVSLAAGFPLAVLLALGRRSGMPFVRLFCTGYIELIRALPLLSLLFIAALMLPLMLPDGVTIDKLVRAIAAMTIASSAYLAEIVRGGLQGVGPGQEEAARALGFSWRAAMRQVVLPQAIRNVIPPLTNTVVVVIKNSSLVLVVGLFDLMSAGRAALADPEWPAPFAETYLFIAGIYFLLCFGISQYSRWIERQMTKEVRR